The Rhododendron vialii isolate Sample 1 chromosome 6a, ASM3025357v1 genome includes a window with the following:
- the LOC131328345 gene encoding uncharacterized protein LOC131328345 — MADQPAARTLRDYLTPERGPHVSPIVIPTCTAANAFAFKPEYHRVIPEFRGRELEDPYAHIREFETIVSTFVTGPGQLDQARLKLFPFSLKDKAKQWFHSLKVRSLLTWGEVQDVFTTKFFPLLDTMGSGDFMGKDLDAAWEFLDALAERAQTWQYIDPGDQAMRNQGPGGSGKFSVNEHNGLETRLDELSLKLDRMKLDSVQAKEAKEATEVKEVKEVRQVEEVCVICETTGHSTDNCHTIPTLRQHYNQLPEEVCALNQRWDPYSNTYNPGLRSNPAFRWSNQNEAGSSTSQGPPPSQNQTWRQSQFQGQPRFPPAQSQGPPGFIPPSQFQGQNQFQQQPAPPPRRSLEDTLNAFCQMQTTTNEQTTQAMNDIRNQVGKLTTAIAKAIISLRSGKTVDNAQVEPPVAQILLPFPALLKPTVPNGESPKPVLKEEEKGKAKEVEVPPAFTVPAPYPNRLKSPAKPNLNSDIYEVLKKVTVNLPLLDAIKQIPSYAKFLKELCTHKRQLQVQKKVFLTEQVSSLFQSTLPPKYNDPGCPTISITIGGKVCEKALLDLGASVNLLPFSVYEQLGLGEMKPTRVTLQLADRSIRVPKGVVEDVLVQVDQFVYPVDFVVLDTCSVPAAQSSVPIILGRPFLATSDAVIHCRDGRLNMSFGNMKMQVNMFHISSQLGDDEDVCGVSMVDSLVQDHITTFICKDQLELALTSAEADFLEAPEVAYLCSLLDEEEMCGITPWVPKFEELPFIDK, encoded by the exons atggcagatcaaccaGCAGCTCGCACTTTGCGCGATTATTTAACGCCAGAAAGAGGTCCACACGTCTCCCCCATAGTCATTCCCACTTGCACTGCCGCCAATGCGTTTGCTTTCAAGCCAGAGTACCATCGGGTTATCCCAGAGTTTCGAGGGcgtgaattggaggatccttatgcCCACATTCGGGAATTCGAAACTATCGTTAGCACTTTTGTGACCGGGCCGGGTCAGCTAgatcaagctcgcctgaagCTATTTCCCTTTTCGCTCAAGGACAAGGCTAAGCAgtggttccattctttgaagGTCCGCTCCTTGCTcacatggggggaagtgcaagatgtGTTCACCACCAAGTTCTTCCCG CTTTTGGATACTATGGGGAGCGGTGACTTTATGGGAAAGGACCTCGACGCCGCTTGGGAATTCTTAGATGCTTTGGCCGAAAGagctcaaacttggcaatacattGATCCGGGTGACCAAGCTATGAGAAATCAAGGACCGGGAGGCTCCGGTAAGTTTTCAGTGAATGAGCATAACGGTCTTGAGACGCGGTTGGATGAGCTATCGTTAAAGTTGGACAGAATGAAGCTAGATTCGGTCCAagcaaaagaagcaaaagaagCGACAGAAGTGAAAGAGGTGAAAGAGGTtcgccaagtggaagaagtttgtGTCATTTGCGAGACTACGGGTCATTCGACCGACAACTGTCATACCATCCCCACCCTTCGGCAACACTATAATCAACTCCCAGAAGAAGTATGTGCACTGAATCAACGTTGGGATCCATATTCCAACACTTATAATCCGGGGTTGAGATCTAATCCGGCTTTCCGTTGGAGTAACCAGAATGAGGCCGGCTCGTCAACTTCTCAAGGTCCTCCTCCTTctcagaatcaaacatggcgcCAATCTCAGTTTCAGGGTCAGCCACGTTTTCCTCCGGCACAATCTCAAGGCCCGCCAGGATTCATACCACCGAGCCAATTCCAagggcaaaatcaatttcagcaGCAACCAGCCCCACCTCCACGACGTTCTCTGGAGGATACTCTGAATGCATTCTGTCAAATGCAAACGACCACTAATGAGCAAACCACCCAAGCGATGAACGACATAAGGAATCAAGTGGGTAAATTAACAACGGCTATCG caaaggccatAATATCGTTGAGAAGTGGGAAGACGGTTGATAATGCTCAAGTGGAGCCGCCGGTTGCGCAAATCTTGTTACCCTTTCCGGCACTATTGAAGCCCACAGTGCcaaatggggaatctcccaaaccGGTtcttaaagaagaagaaaagggaaaagccaAAGAAGTCGAGGTTCCGCCCGCTTTCACCGTTCCCGCTCCATATCCTAACCGACTTAAGTCGCCTGCCAAGCCAAATTTGAACAGTgatatctatgaagttcttAAGAAAGTGACGGTTAACCTTCCTTTGCTTGATGCTATTAAACAGATTCCATCatacgccaaatttttgaaggagttGTGCACTCACAAACGGCAACTCCAAGTGCAGAAGAAGGTGTTCTTGACTGAACAAGTGAGCTCACTCTTCCAATCAACCCTTCCGCCCAAGTATAATGATCCGGGCTGTcccacgatatccatcaccATCGGGGGTAAGGTTTGTGAAAAGGCTCTTCTTGATTTGGGGGCAAGTGTAAACCTCCTCCCGTTCTCGGTCTATGAACAACTCGGTTTGGGAGAGATGAAGCCAACTCGGGTGACTTTACAACTAGCCGATCGGAGTATTCGAGTTCCCAAAGGGGTGGTCGAAGATGTTCTTGTTCAAGTTGACCAGTTCGTGTACCCAGTCGACTTCGTAGTTCTTGATACATGCTCGGTGCCGGCAGCTCAATCGTCCGTCCCAATCATTCTTGGCCGGCCGTTTTTGGCAACATCCGACGCCGTCATTCATTGCCGGGACGGCCGCCTTAACATGAgttttggcaacatgaagatgcaagtcaacatgttccatATCAGTAGCCAATTGGGAGATGACGAGGATGTGTGCGGAGTAAGCATGGTCGATTCACTTGTTCAAGACCACATCACTACGTTTATTTGCAAAGATCAGTTGGAACTCGCCCTGACGTCTGCCGAGGCCGATTTTCTTGAAGCCCCTGAGGTTGCGTACTTGTGCTCTTTGCTGGATGAGGAAGAGATGTGTGGTATAACCCCATGGGTCCCTAAATTTGAGGAGCTGCCCTTTATTGATAAGTGA